A part of Pectinophora gossypiella chromosome Z, ilPecGoss1.1, whole genome shotgun sequence genomic DNA contains:
- the LOC126380048 gene encoding ankyrin repeat domain-containing protein 11 isoform X4 — MPSTSRSRGSGRGPEAPRTQVLAPMSERQQLALVMQISSQDAPPVAPTPAEERKRSRQQRNERGETPLHVAAIRGDHDQVKKLLDQGQDPDVPDFAGWTPLHEACSYGWYQVVEVLVNGGANVNAKGLDDDTPLHDATTSGNLQMVQFLVENGAEPFVKNTKGKMPSDYAAPHILEYLESLKDNNARASHGSRARDDSGKKGGNASAHSENTKRSNMEGLAQGEHFDGKDALAQEKGNNENRDENQLSSGVVSSTQDETTSSNKKPYTDEGQEAEAADEDVSKRKKRKENEEKEPMAKPAPVSRSGPGRVLTGTKPPGPASKTGAAPLGKGGVSQSTGKGGAGSSSGKGMQAQGKGGAGSKANAQTYQKGKSSSTKGASGSQSKQDRKSPVASPKPNQSKDADGDGDEQKAPESTAPKVPPLKIVIPGGASGSGSRNEQEGDGGSGQRGSGKGRGSASTLPYVLPCTSTDTGQTSDSSDGNSDDKRTGEGGKGHDGDHAPSSSSAGGRSESGAGQSVELHPRKRKIKAARDSHSRDLKNSDPTPDSSSAAHNITHSNPYQMYIHIRKQIDTRQKSLFPVKPKPPKDFNKYLMNRCTYTLQGNVNPEPPVEVPANLPPQMVAEFMAQEKERTRLRIQHLVEKEKLVLAVEQEILRVHGRAERAVANQALPFSVCTVLRDNEVYNVLAPEQEEKRNAQRSRCNGRQIKSWLQEVDDKWEKIKEGMLRRQHTEAETLHAVQMMGWEWKLKELGICDYKTTPKIDPSHVPQIHVSNFDLPA; from the exons ATGCCGTCGACGTCGCGGTCGCGGGGCTCCGGTCGCGGGCCGGAAGCGCCGCGGACCCAAGTTCTAGCACCTATGTCGGAGCGGCAGCAGTTGGCACTGGTGATGCAAATATCATCCCAGGACGCCCCCCCAG TCGCTCCGACACCCGCAGAAGAAAGAAAACGGTCTAGACAACAGCGCAACGAGCGCGGCGAAACACCCCTACACGTAGCAGCCATCAGGGGTGACCACGATCAAGTCAAAAAGCTTCTCGATCAAGGACAAGATCCGGATGTACCCGACTTTGCAG GTTGGACTCCGCTTCATGAAGCTTGTAGTTATGGGTGGTACCAAGTTGTAGAAGTTCTTGTGAATGGTGGAGCCAATGTCAATGCTAAAGGCTTAGATGACGATACACCCCTTCATGATGCCACTACATCAGGAAACCTGCAAATGGTGCAGTTTCTTGTAGAAAATGGAGCAGAACCATTTGTGAAAAATACAAAAGGAAAAATGCCTTCAGATTATGCAGCTCCACATATATTGGAATATCTCGAATCATTGAAAG ATAATAACGCGAGAGCTTCACACGGTAGTCGCGCGAGGGATGACTCAGGCAAGAAGGGTGGCAATGCAAGTGCTCACAGCGAAAACACTAAGCGCTCCAACATGGAAGGCCTAGCGCAGGGCGAACACTTTGACGGAAAAGATGCATTGGCACAGGAAAAGGGGAACAATGAAAACAGAGATG AAAACCAGCTAAGTAGTGGCGTGGTTTCGTCAACTCAAGACGAAACCACTAGCAGTAATAAGAAACCGTACACAGATGAAGGCCAAGAGGCAGAGGCAGCAGATGAAGATGTGTCCAAACGaaagaaaaggaaagaaaatGAAGAGAAAGAACCGATGGCGAAACCCGCTCCAGTCTCCAGGAGTGGACCTGGGCG TGTTTTAACCGGTACCAAGCCGCCAGGTCCTGCAAGTAAGACTGGCGCAGCACCATTAGGTAAGGGCGGCGTATCGCAGAGCACTGGCAAAGGTGGAGCCGGCAGCTCTTCAGGAAAAGGAATGCAGGCGCAGGGTAAGGGAGGTGCAGGATCCAAAGCGAATGCACAGACATACCA GAAGGGAAAGTCATCGAGTACAAAGGGCGCATCAGGCTCGCAATCTAAGCAAGACAGAAAAAGTCCAGTAGCAAGTCCGAAACCAAATCAAAGCAAAGACGCGGATGGTGACGGTGATGAACAGAAAGCTCCTGAGTCCACTGCTCCGAAGGTTCCGCCGCTCAAGATTGTGATCCCGGGCGGCGCGAGCGGTTCGGGCAGTAGGAATGAACAAGAGGGAGATG GCGGCTCAGGACAAAGAGGCAGCGGGAAAGGTCGAGGTAGCGCGTCTACTCTGCCGTACGTTTTGCCCTGCACAAGTACAGACACTGGACAGACTTCAGACAGCTCGGATGGCAACTCTGATGACAAAAGAACTGGGGAAGGCGGCAAG GGCCATGACGGGGACCACGCGCCGTCGTCGTCAAGTGCAGGAGGAAGATCAGAAT CGGGTGCTGGCCAGTCAGTGGAGTTACATCCGAGAAAGAGGAAGATAAAGGCGGCAAGAGATAGTCACTCGCGAGATCTGAAAAACAGCGACCCTACGCCGGACTCCAGTTCAGCCGCGCACAACATCACACACTCGAACCCGTACCAAATGTACATTCACATACGAAAACAG ATCGATACGCGGCAGAAGAGTTTGTTCCCCGTAAAACCGAAGCCCCCGAAGGACTTCAACAAGTACCTGATGAACCGGTGCACGTACACCCTGCAGGGCAACGtcaacccggagcctccggtgGAGGTGCCCGCCAACCTGCCGCCGCAGATGGTCGCCGAGTTCATGGCTCAGGAGAAAGAGAG AACTCGCCTGAGGATCCAACATCTAGTGGAGAAAGAGAAACTTGTGCTGGCTGTTGAACAGGAAATTCTACGAGTGCACGGGCGCGCCGAACGCGCTGTGGCTAATCAA GCTCTCCCCTTTTCTGTGTGCACGGTTCTACGAGACAATGAAGTATACAACGTGCTAGCGCCAGAACAAGAAGAGAAACGCAACGCGCAGCGCTCCCGATGCAACGGAAGACAGATCAAGTCTTGGCTGCAAGAAGTTGACGATAAGTGGGAGAAAATCAAG GAGGGTATGCTTCGACGTCAGCACACGGAGGCAGAGACTTTACATGCGGTACAGATGATGGGGTGGGAGTGGAAACTAAAGGAGCTCGGTATCTGCGACTACAAGACCACACCCAAGATTGACCCCTCTCACGTACCACAAATACATGTGTCAAATTTTGACTTGCCCGCTTGA
- the LOC126380048 gene encoding ankyrin repeat domain-containing protein 11 isoform X3, whose translation MPSTSRSRGSGRGPEAPRTQVLAPMSERQQLALVMQISSQDAPPVAPTPAEERKRSRQQRNERGETPLHVAAIRGDHDQVKKLLDQGQDPDVPDFAGWTPLHEACSYGWYQVVEVLVNGGANVNAKGLDDDTPLHDATTSGNLQMVQFLVENGAEPFVKNTKGKMPSDYAAPHILEYLESLKDNNARASHGSRARDDSGKKGGNASAHSENTKRSNMEGLAQGEHFDGKDALAQEKGNNENRDENQLSSGVVSSTQDETTSSNKKPYTDEGQEAEAADEDVSKRKKRKENEEKEPMAKPAPVSRSGPGRVLTGTKPPGPASKTGAAPLGKGGVSQSTGKGGAGSSSGKGMQAQGKGGAGSKANAQTYQKGKSSSTKGASGSQSKQDRKSPVASPKPNQSKDADGDGDEQKAPESTAPKVPPLKIVIPGGASGSGSRNEQEGDGQRGSGKGRGSASTLPYVLPCTSTDTGQTSDSSDGNSDDKRTGEGGKAGQRVLRSHRTNDGEKEKDKERTSPHTGAETRGSGNHPLNSNKSPPPSGSGHDGDHAPSSSSAGGRSESGAGQSVELHPRKRKIKAARDSHSRDLKNSDPTPDSSSAAHNITHSNPYQMYIHIRKQIDTRQKSLFPVKPKPPKDFNKYLMNRCTYTLQGNVNPEPPVEVPANLPPQMVAEFMAQEKERTRLRIQHLVEKEKLVLAVEQEILRVHGRAERAVANQALPFSVCTVLRDNEVYNVLAPEQEEKRNAQRSRCNGRQIKSWLQEVDDKWEKIKEGMLRRQHTEAETLHAVQMMGWEWKLKELGICDYKTTPKIDPSHVPQIHVSNFDLPA comes from the exons ATGCCGTCGACGTCGCGGTCGCGGGGCTCCGGTCGCGGGCCGGAAGCGCCGCGGACCCAAGTTCTAGCACCTATGTCGGAGCGGCAGCAGTTGGCACTGGTGATGCAAATATCATCCCAGGACGCCCCCCCAG TCGCTCCGACACCCGCAGAAGAAAGAAAACGGTCTAGACAACAGCGCAACGAGCGCGGCGAAACACCCCTACACGTAGCAGCCATCAGGGGTGACCACGATCAAGTCAAAAAGCTTCTCGATCAAGGACAAGATCCGGATGTACCCGACTTTGCAG GTTGGACTCCGCTTCATGAAGCTTGTAGTTATGGGTGGTACCAAGTTGTAGAAGTTCTTGTGAATGGTGGAGCCAATGTCAATGCTAAAGGCTTAGATGACGATACACCCCTTCATGATGCCACTACATCAGGAAACCTGCAAATGGTGCAGTTTCTTGTAGAAAATGGAGCAGAACCATTTGTGAAAAATACAAAAGGAAAAATGCCTTCAGATTATGCAGCTCCACATATATTGGAATATCTCGAATCATTGAAAG ATAATAACGCGAGAGCTTCACACGGTAGTCGCGCGAGGGATGACTCAGGCAAGAAGGGTGGCAATGCAAGTGCTCACAGCGAAAACACTAAGCGCTCCAACATGGAAGGCCTAGCGCAGGGCGAACACTTTGACGGAAAAGATGCATTGGCACAGGAAAAGGGGAACAATGAAAACAGAGATG AAAACCAGCTAAGTAGTGGCGTGGTTTCGTCAACTCAAGACGAAACCACTAGCAGTAATAAGAAACCGTACACAGATGAAGGCCAAGAGGCAGAGGCAGCAGATGAAGATGTGTCCAAACGaaagaaaaggaaagaaaatGAAGAGAAAGAACCGATGGCGAAACCCGCTCCAGTCTCCAGGAGTGGACCTGGGCG TGTTTTAACCGGTACCAAGCCGCCAGGTCCTGCAAGTAAGACTGGCGCAGCACCATTAGGTAAGGGCGGCGTATCGCAGAGCACTGGCAAAGGTGGAGCCGGCAGCTCTTCAGGAAAAGGAATGCAGGCGCAGGGTAAGGGAGGTGCAGGATCCAAAGCGAATGCACAGACATACCA GAAGGGAAAGTCATCGAGTACAAAGGGCGCATCAGGCTCGCAATCTAAGCAAGACAGAAAAAGTCCAGTAGCAAGTCCGAAACCAAATCAAAGCAAAGACGCGGATGGTGACGGTGATGAACAGAAAGCTCCTGAGTCCACTGCTCCGAAGGTTCCGCCGCTCAAGATTGTGATCCCGGGCGGCGCGAGCGGTTCGGGCAGTAGGAATGAACAAGAGGGAGATG GACAAAGAGGCAGCGGGAAAGGTCGAGGTAGCGCGTCTACTCTGCCGTACGTTTTGCCCTGCACAAGTACAGACACTGGACAGACTTCAGACAGCTCGGATGGCAACTCTGATGACAAAAGAACTGGGGAAGGCGGCAAG GCTGGACAGAGAGTCCTCCGTTCGCATAGGACGAACGATGGAGAGAAAGAAAAGGACAAGGAGAGAACGTCCCCTCATACGGGGGCGGAGACACGAGGCTCTGGAAATCACCCTTTGAATTCCAACAAGAGCCCTCCACCTTCGGGCTCC GGCCATGACGGGGACCACGCGCCGTCGTCGTCAAGTGCAGGAGGAAGATCAGAAT CGGGTGCTGGCCAGTCAGTGGAGTTACATCCGAGAAAGAGGAAGATAAAGGCGGCAAGAGATAGTCACTCGCGAGATCTGAAAAACAGCGACCCTACGCCGGACTCCAGTTCAGCCGCGCACAACATCACACACTCGAACCCGTACCAAATGTACATTCACATACGAAAACAG ATCGATACGCGGCAGAAGAGTTTGTTCCCCGTAAAACCGAAGCCCCCGAAGGACTTCAACAAGTACCTGATGAACCGGTGCACGTACACCCTGCAGGGCAACGtcaacccggagcctccggtgGAGGTGCCCGCCAACCTGCCGCCGCAGATGGTCGCCGAGTTCATGGCTCAGGAGAAAGAGAG AACTCGCCTGAGGATCCAACATCTAGTGGAGAAAGAGAAACTTGTGCTGGCTGTTGAACAGGAAATTCTACGAGTGCACGGGCGCGCCGAACGCGCTGTGGCTAATCAA GCTCTCCCCTTTTCTGTGTGCACGGTTCTACGAGACAATGAAGTATACAACGTGCTAGCGCCAGAACAAGAAGAGAAACGCAACGCGCAGCGCTCCCGATGCAACGGAAGACAGATCAAGTCTTGGCTGCAAGAAGTTGACGATAAGTGGGAGAAAATCAAG GAGGGTATGCTTCGACGTCAGCACACGGAGGCAGAGACTTTACATGCGGTACAGATGATGGGGTGGGAGTGGAAACTAAAGGAGCTCGGTATCTGCGACTACAAGACCACACCCAAGATTGACCCCTCTCACGTACCACAAATACATGTGTCAAATTTTGACTTGCCCGCTTGA
- the LOC126380048 gene encoding ankyrin repeat domain-containing protein 11 isoform X2, whose protein sequence is MPSTSRSRGSGRGPEAPRTQVLAPMSERQQLALVMQISSQDAPPVAPTPAEERKRSRQQRNERGETPLHVAAIRGDHDQVKKLLDQGQDPDVPDFAGWTPLHEACSYGWYQVVEVLVNGGANVNAKGLDDDTPLHDATTSGNLQMVQFLVENGAEPFVKNTKGKMPSDYAAPHILEYLESLKDNNARASHGSRARDDSGKKGGNASAHSENTKRSNMEGLAQGEHFDGKDALAQEKGNNENRDENQLSSGVVSSTQDETTSSNKKPYTDEGQEAEAADEDVSKRKKRKENEEKEPMAKPAPVSRSGPGRVLTGTKPPGPASKTGAAPLGKGGVSQSTGKGGAGSSSGKGMQAQGKGGAGSKANAQTYQGKSSSTKGASGSQSKQDRKSPVASPKPNQSKDADGDGDEQKAPESTAPKVPPLKIVIPGGASGSGSRNEQEGDGGSGQRGSGKGRGSASTLPYVLPCTSTDTGQTSDSSDGNSDDKRTGEGGKAGQRVLRSHRTNDGEKEKDKERTSPHTGAETRGSGNHPLNSNKSPPPSGSGHDGDHAPSSSSAGGRSESGAGQSVELHPRKRKIKAARDSHSRDLKNSDPTPDSSSAAHNITHSNPYQMYIHIRKQIDTRQKSLFPVKPKPPKDFNKYLMNRCTYTLQGNVNPEPPVEVPANLPPQMVAEFMAQEKERTRLRIQHLVEKEKLVLAVEQEILRVHGRAERAVANQALPFSVCTVLRDNEVYNVLAPEQEEKRNAQRSRCNGRQIKSWLQEVDDKWEKIKEGMLRRQHTEAETLHAVQMMGWEWKLKELGICDYKTTPKIDPSHVPQIHVSNFDLPA, encoded by the exons ATGCCGTCGACGTCGCGGTCGCGGGGCTCCGGTCGCGGGCCGGAAGCGCCGCGGACCCAAGTTCTAGCACCTATGTCGGAGCGGCAGCAGTTGGCACTGGTGATGCAAATATCATCCCAGGACGCCCCCCCAG TCGCTCCGACACCCGCAGAAGAAAGAAAACGGTCTAGACAACAGCGCAACGAGCGCGGCGAAACACCCCTACACGTAGCAGCCATCAGGGGTGACCACGATCAAGTCAAAAAGCTTCTCGATCAAGGACAAGATCCGGATGTACCCGACTTTGCAG GTTGGACTCCGCTTCATGAAGCTTGTAGTTATGGGTGGTACCAAGTTGTAGAAGTTCTTGTGAATGGTGGAGCCAATGTCAATGCTAAAGGCTTAGATGACGATACACCCCTTCATGATGCCACTACATCAGGAAACCTGCAAATGGTGCAGTTTCTTGTAGAAAATGGAGCAGAACCATTTGTGAAAAATACAAAAGGAAAAATGCCTTCAGATTATGCAGCTCCACATATATTGGAATATCTCGAATCATTGAAAG ATAATAACGCGAGAGCTTCACACGGTAGTCGCGCGAGGGATGACTCAGGCAAGAAGGGTGGCAATGCAAGTGCTCACAGCGAAAACACTAAGCGCTCCAACATGGAAGGCCTAGCGCAGGGCGAACACTTTGACGGAAAAGATGCATTGGCACAGGAAAAGGGGAACAATGAAAACAGAGATG AAAACCAGCTAAGTAGTGGCGTGGTTTCGTCAACTCAAGACGAAACCACTAGCAGTAATAAGAAACCGTACACAGATGAAGGCCAAGAGGCAGAGGCAGCAGATGAAGATGTGTCCAAACGaaagaaaaggaaagaaaatGAAGAGAAAGAACCGATGGCGAAACCCGCTCCAGTCTCCAGGAGTGGACCTGGGCG TGTTTTAACCGGTACCAAGCCGCCAGGTCCTGCAAGTAAGACTGGCGCAGCACCATTAGGTAAGGGCGGCGTATCGCAGAGCACTGGCAAAGGTGGAGCCGGCAGCTCTTCAGGAAAAGGAATGCAGGCGCAGGGTAAGGGAGGTGCAGGATCCAAAGCGAATGCACAGACATACCAG GGAAAGTCATCGAGTACAAAGGGCGCATCAGGCTCGCAATCTAAGCAAGACAGAAAAAGTCCAGTAGCAAGTCCGAAACCAAATCAAAGCAAAGACGCGGATGGTGACGGTGATGAACAGAAAGCTCCTGAGTCCACTGCTCCGAAGGTTCCGCCGCTCAAGATTGTGATCCCGGGCGGCGCGAGCGGTTCGGGCAGTAGGAATGAACAAGAGGGAGATG GCGGCTCAGGACAAAGAGGCAGCGGGAAAGGTCGAGGTAGCGCGTCTACTCTGCCGTACGTTTTGCCCTGCACAAGTACAGACACTGGACAGACTTCAGACAGCTCGGATGGCAACTCTGATGACAAAAGAACTGGGGAAGGCGGCAAG GCTGGACAGAGAGTCCTCCGTTCGCATAGGACGAACGATGGAGAGAAAGAAAAGGACAAGGAGAGAACGTCCCCTCATACGGGGGCGGAGACACGAGGCTCTGGAAATCACCCTTTGAATTCCAACAAGAGCCCTCCACCTTCGGGCTCC GGCCATGACGGGGACCACGCGCCGTCGTCGTCAAGTGCAGGAGGAAGATCAGAAT CGGGTGCTGGCCAGTCAGTGGAGTTACATCCGAGAAAGAGGAAGATAAAGGCGGCAAGAGATAGTCACTCGCGAGATCTGAAAAACAGCGACCCTACGCCGGACTCCAGTTCAGCCGCGCACAACATCACACACTCGAACCCGTACCAAATGTACATTCACATACGAAAACAG ATCGATACGCGGCAGAAGAGTTTGTTCCCCGTAAAACCGAAGCCCCCGAAGGACTTCAACAAGTACCTGATGAACCGGTGCACGTACACCCTGCAGGGCAACGtcaacccggagcctccggtgGAGGTGCCCGCCAACCTGCCGCCGCAGATGGTCGCCGAGTTCATGGCTCAGGAGAAAGAGAG AACTCGCCTGAGGATCCAACATCTAGTGGAGAAAGAGAAACTTGTGCTGGCTGTTGAACAGGAAATTCTACGAGTGCACGGGCGCGCCGAACGCGCTGTGGCTAATCAA GCTCTCCCCTTTTCTGTGTGCACGGTTCTACGAGACAATGAAGTATACAACGTGCTAGCGCCAGAACAAGAAGAGAAACGCAACGCGCAGCGCTCCCGATGCAACGGAAGACAGATCAAGTCTTGGCTGCAAGAAGTTGACGATAAGTGGGAGAAAATCAAG GAGGGTATGCTTCGACGTCAGCACACGGAGGCAGAGACTTTACATGCGGTACAGATGATGGGGTGGGAGTGGAAACTAAAGGAGCTCGGTATCTGCGACTACAAGACCACACCCAAGATTGACCCCTCTCACGTACCACAAATACATGTGTCAAATTTTGACTTGCCCGCTTGA
- the LOC126380049 gene encoding surfeit locus protein 1 codes for MLRNLCTASRNFAILQHKCPKRLFINSVRSNYNIANVLKTNKVQSKKEPGEIYKWILLMLPVTSFGLGCWQVFRLQWKLELIDIMQSKSKATPIEMPEDFEKLETMEYMPVKVRGEFLHDKEILIGPRALIDSEAMGPRAGSLVSDPKTNQGWLVVTPFKLINGEVILVNRGWIPQSMRPKEKRQSSMVKGELELVGVVRLTEKRAPFMPKNNPQKNSWFYRDLEQMSAHIGCAPVWLDARGIPDPPSGWPLPNQTRVTLRNEHLSYIVTWYSLSIFTGLMWHRYFIRKLPLL; via the exons ATGTTGAGAAATTTATGCACGGCATCGCGAAATTTTGCTATCCTCCAACATAAATGTCCAAAACGGTTATTTATAAACTCAGTGAGGTCAAATTATAACATAGCAAACGTTTTGAAAACAAATAAAGTTCAATCTAAAAAAGAACCAGGGGAAATATACAAATGGATTTTATTG ATGCTGCCAGTGACATCTTTCGGCCTGGGATGCTGGCAAGTGTTTCGCCTTCAATGGAAATTGGAGCTCATAGATATTATGCAGTCTAAATCTAAAGCAACTCCAATTGAAATGCCTGAAGA TTTTGAAAAATTGGAAACAATGGAATACATGCCTGTAAAAGTGCGCGGAGAATTCCTGCATGATAAGGAAATTCTGATTGGACCAAGAGCTCTTATAGACAGTGAGGCTATGGGTCCTCGCGCAGGCTCCCTGGTCTCTGATCCAAAAACTAATCAGGGATGGTTGGTTGTAACTCCATTTAAACTTATAAACGG GGAGGTAATTTTAGTAAATCGTGGTTGGATTCCACAAAGTATGCGTCCAAAGGAAAAACGTCAGTCATCAATGGTCAAAGGAGAGTTGGAACTAGTTGGTGTTGTTAGGCTAACAGAAAAGAGAGCACCATTCATGCCCAAGAATAATCCTCAGAAAAATTCTTGGTTTTATAG GGATCTAGAACAGATGAGCGCTCATATAGGATGTGCCCCAGTGTGGCTGGATGCTCGTGGAATACCAGACCCACCTTCGGGGTGGCCCCTCCCTAATCAGACAAGAGTGACACTAAGGAATGAGCATCTATCGTACATTGTCACATGGTATTCTCTTTCAATATTCACAGGGCTTATGTGGCATCGCTACTTTATAAGGAAGCTACCATTGCTGTAA
- the LOC126380048 gene encoding ankyrin repeat domain-containing protein 11 isoform X1: protein MPSTSRSRGSGRGPEAPRTQVLAPMSERQQLALVMQISSQDAPPVAPTPAEERKRSRQQRNERGETPLHVAAIRGDHDQVKKLLDQGQDPDVPDFAGWTPLHEACSYGWYQVVEVLVNGGANVNAKGLDDDTPLHDATTSGNLQMVQFLVENGAEPFVKNTKGKMPSDYAAPHILEYLESLKDNNARASHGSRARDDSGKKGGNASAHSENTKRSNMEGLAQGEHFDGKDALAQEKGNNENRDENQLSSGVVSSTQDETTSSNKKPYTDEGQEAEAADEDVSKRKKRKENEEKEPMAKPAPVSRSGPGRVLTGTKPPGPASKTGAAPLGKGGVSQSTGKGGAGSSSGKGMQAQGKGGAGSKANAQTYQKGKSSSTKGASGSQSKQDRKSPVASPKPNQSKDADGDGDEQKAPESTAPKVPPLKIVIPGGASGSGSRNEQEGDGGSGQRGSGKGRGSASTLPYVLPCTSTDTGQTSDSSDGNSDDKRTGEGGKAGQRVLRSHRTNDGEKEKDKERTSPHTGAETRGSGNHPLNSNKSPPPSGSGHDGDHAPSSSSAGGRSESGAGQSVELHPRKRKIKAARDSHSRDLKNSDPTPDSSSAAHNITHSNPYQMYIHIRKQIDTRQKSLFPVKPKPPKDFNKYLMNRCTYTLQGNVNPEPPVEVPANLPPQMVAEFMAQEKERTRLRIQHLVEKEKLVLAVEQEILRVHGRAERAVANQALPFSVCTVLRDNEVYNVLAPEQEEKRNAQRSRCNGRQIKSWLQEVDDKWEKIKEGMLRRQHTEAETLHAVQMMGWEWKLKELGICDYKTTPKIDPSHVPQIHVSNFDLPA, encoded by the exons ATGCCGTCGACGTCGCGGTCGCGGGGCTCCGGTCGCGGGCCGGAAGCGCCGCGGACCCAAGTTCTAGCACCTATGTCGGAGCGGCAGCAGTTGGCACTGGTGATGCAAATATCATCCCAGGACGCCCCCCCAG TCGCTCCGACACCCGCAGAAGAAAGAAAACGGTCTAGACAACAGCGCAACGAGCGCGGCGAAACACCCCTACACGTAGCAGCCATCAGGGGTGACCACGATCAAGTCAAAAAGCTTCTCGATCAAGGACAAGATCCGGATGTACCCGACTTTGCAG GTTGGACTCCGCTTCATGAAGCTTGTAGTTATGGGTGGTACCAAGTTGTAGAAGTTCTTGTGAATGGTGGAGCCAATGTCAATGCTAAAGGCTTAGATGACGATACACCCCTTCATGATGCCACTACATCAGGAAACCTGCAAATGGTGCAGTTTCTTGTAGAAAATGGAGCAGAACCATTTGTGAAAAATACAAAAGGAAAAATGCCTTCAGATTATGCAGCTCCACATATATTGGAATATCTCGAATCATTGAAAG ATAATAACGCGAGAGCTTCACACGGTAGTCGCGCGAGGGATGACTCAGGCAAGAAGGGTGGCAATGCAAGTGCTCACAGCGAAAACACTAAGCGCTCCAACATGGAAGGCCTAGCGCAGGGCGAACACTTTGACGGAAAAGATGCATTGGCACAGGAAAAGGGGAACAATGAAAACAGAGATG AAAACCAGCTAAGTAGTGGCGTGGTTTCGTCAACTCAAGACGAAACCACTAGCAGTAATAAGAAACCGTACACAGATGAAGGCCAAGAGGCAGAGGCAGCAGATGAAGATGTGTCCAAACGaaagaaaaggaaagaaaatGAAGAGAAAGAACCGATGGCGAAACCCGCTCCAGTCTCCAGGAGTGGACCTGGGCG TGTTTTAACCGGTACCAAGCCGCCAGGTCCTGCAAGTAAGACTGGCGCAGCACCATTAGGTAAGGGCGGCGTATCGCAGAGCACTGGCAAAGGTGGAGCCGGCAGCTCTTCAGGAAAAGGAATGCAGGCGCAGGGTAAGGGAGGTGCAGGATCCAAAGCGAATGCACAGACATACCA GAAGGGAAAGTCATCGAGTACAAAGGGCGCATCAGGCTCGCAATCTAAGCAAGACAGAAAAAGTCCAGTAGCAAGTCCGAAACCAAATCAAAGCAAAGACGCGGATGGTGACGGTGATGAACAGAAAGCTCCTGAGTCCACTGCTCCGAAGGTTCCGCCGCTCAAGATTGTGATCCCGGGCGGCGCGAGCGGTTCGGGCAGTAGGAATGAACAAGAGGGAGATG GCGGCTCAGGACAAAGAGGCAGCGGGAAAGGTCGAGGTAGCGCGTCTACTCTGCCGTACGTTTTGCCCTGCACAAGTACAGACACTGGACAGACTTCAGACAGCTCGGATGGCAACTCTGATGACAAAAGAACTGGGGAAGGCGGCAAG GCTGGACAGAGAGTCCTCCGTTCGCATAGGACGAACGATGGAGAGAAAGAAAAGGACAAGGAGAGAACGTCCCCTCATACGGGGGCGGAGACACGAGGCTCTGGAAATCACCCTTTGAATTCCAACAAGAGCCCTCCACCTTCGGGCTCC GGCCATGACGGGGACCACGCGCCGTCGTCGTCAAGTGCAGGAGGAAGATCAGAAT CGGGTGCTGGCCAGTCAGTGGAGTTACATCCGAGAAAGAGGAAGATAAAGGCGGCAAGAGATAGTCACTCGCGAGATCTGAAAAACAGCGACCCTACGCCGGACTCCAGTTCAGCCGCGCACAACATCACACACTCGAACCCGTACCAAATGTACATTCACATACGAAAACAG ATCGATACGCGGCAGAAGAGTTTGTTCCCCGTAAAACCGAAGCCCCCGAAGGACTTCAACAAGTACCTGATGAACCGGTGCACGTACACCCTGCAGGGCAACGtcaacccggagcctccggtgGAGGTGCCCGCCAACCTGCCGCCGCAGATGGTCGCCGAGTTCATGGCTCAGGAGAAAGAGAG AACTCGCCTGAGGATCCAACATCTAGTGGAGAAAGAGAAACTTGTGCTGGCTGTTGAACAGGAAATTCTACGAGTGCACGGGCGCGCCGAACGCGCTGTGGCTAATCAA GCTCTCCCCTTTTCTGTGTGCACGGTTCTACGAGACAATGAAGTATACAACGTGCTAGCGCCAGAACAAGAAGAGAAACGCAACGCGCAGCGCTCCCGATGCAACGGAAGACAGATCAAGTCTTGGCTGCAAGAAGTTGACGATAAGTGGGAGAAAATCAAG GAGGGTATGCTTCGACGTCAGCACACGGAGGCAGAGACTTTACATGCGGTACAGATGATGGGGTGGGAGTGGAAACTAAAGGAGCTCGGTATCTGCGACTACAAGACCACACCCAAGATTGACCCCTCTCACGTACCACAAATACATGTGTCAAATTTTGACTTGCCCGCTTGA